One Mycoplasmopsis bovigenitalium genomic window, CATCGCGCCTGTGCCTTTGCCTGTTATTATTTCTAAATAATCATAGTCCTGCTCTTTTGCTTGAAATAATCCTAAAATTGATTTACTAAGGGCTTGTTCAACATTATGACCATGCAAATCTATTTTAAATCTCATAATTGCCTCTTTGACATTTTGGACAATAATATGTGCCTCTACCGCCTAATTTATATTTAATTATTAATGTTTGGCATCTTGAGCATGCTTGATTATTTTTACCATGCACTTTTAAAAAGTTTTGAAATGAACCTCTTTTCCCATTCATAGATTCATAACTTTGAATACTACTGCCGCCTAATTCAATTGATTTATTCATTATTATGCCAGCAGAGTTTACAAGTTTGCCTAATGTATTAATATCTAGTAATTTAGAAGGAGTAGACGGATGGATTTTTTGTTCTCAAAGAGCTTCATTGGCATAAATATTGCCAATACCAAGAATCAGAGTTTGGTCTAAAAGTGCATTTTTTATTGGCATATTTCTATTTTTAAGTTTTTTGTGTAATTCATTAATATTTATATTATTTGGTTCGCTTGCTAATTTATTTAATGGTGGGCTATTAAATATAGTTTGTTTGGTTTTTAAGTGAAATGTACCAAAGGCTCTTGCGTCATTATAATATAAAAAACCTTCATCCAAGTTAAATATTAGATGGTCGTGAATTTGTGGCTTATGAAACTCTTTATAAAAAGAATATTTACCACTCATTCGTAAATGGCTTATTATAAATAAATCATTTGTAAGTTCAAAAATTATGTGCTTTCCAATATTTTTTACAGCAGTAATTTTTTGACCGATTAATTCATTTTTGAATTGATTATGATCAATTTCTTTGATTAATTTTTCCTTGTTTATATTAATAGATTTTATTGTTAAATTTTTAACTTTGCTATTAAGTTCGCGGGCAACAATAATCACTTCTGGAAGCTCTGGCATTATTTCTCCTTAATTTTACTTAGCATTTTTATAGCAGCTGTTTCTGCTCTTAGTATTGTTTTGCCAAGCGAAATTATTTTAATTTGATCATAATTTTTGTTTGCAACATAATCAATTTCACTTTGACTAAACCCACCTTCAGGCCCTATTAAAACAATTGAATCAGTTTCAATATTATCTATAGTGTTATCTGTTGAAACTAATTCATGAGCAATATACAATTTATAACCTTTTTCAATATATAAATCAATGATATTGGTAAATTTTTTAACACTTGTTATTTCAGGTATTACATTGCGAAAACTTTGTTCAGCAGCTGATAAAATTTTTGCTTTATAGCGCTGCATTTTTTTGTCACTAAAATTATTTTGAGCATATTTATGATTGCAAAATTGACTTAACATTGGAATTATTGTTTTAACACCCAATTCAGTAGCTTTTTCAATCATTCATTCAAAACGCTCAGGTTTTATTATTGGAGCAGCAAGCACAAGATCTTTTTTATATTCATTATCAATATTTACCTGTTCAATAATATCAGCACATAATGTTTCTTTATTTAATTTGCATTTATAAAAGTGATTTTGATAATTGATTAAAAAATAGTCATTTTCTAGACGAGCAACTTTAATATGGTGCAGCAAGTCTTTATCTAAAAGAAATGAATTGTTTTGTTTATTATCGCAAAAAAATCTGTGCATAACACTCCTTTAATTTATAAATATTTTACCCAAAACTTACATTTATTAGTTCATTATCATTGAATTTCGAATAAAAAACCGGTTACCCGGCTTTGATGCATGCATATTTAAAATTCTGGTAGTTTATCAATGTTTTTGTTTATTGAATCGCTTGAATCATAAGAATTAAAAGCATTGGTAATTTCATCATCTATTATCTGAGATAAATCCATATTATTATTAATAATATAGCTGGTTGATGAATTATGATTTCCTTGAGTTAGTATATAACTAAATTTAAGGTAATCATCTCGCGAATCTTCATGTTCTTTATAATCAATTCCAAATTTACCATCAATATCTTCAGGTAATTGGTATTCTTCAATTATTTTTTTTCTTAATTCCAAAATGTCAGCATATGATATTTTTGTATCTACTGTGCAATTAGTAAGTAATGTTGCAAAACTTGTAGGTTTATCAATAAAACTTGACGAGTCTCTAGCTGCTTCAAAAGCATTAGTAACTTTGTCGCCATTTTGCGATTTTCCGCTAGCAACAACAATTTTACCCCCATTTATTAAAGCACTTTTAACATCGCTGAAGTCAATATTTAGATCACTAACATTGCTGATAATATCATCAATAACATCAATAGTTGTTTCAACGGCAACATTAGCCATCTTAACTGCTTGATACATTGGCAATTCAGCATTTTGTTGTAACATTCTGTTATTATCAATTACCATATATGAATTTACGCATTGAGTTAATTTCTCAAGGTAATTGTTTGCTAATTCAAGTTTTCTTTTTCCAACTATATCAGCCATTGGCAAAGTAATTATTGCAAGTGTTAAAATATTTTTATTTCTTGCAAGTTTTGCAATGGTTTCGCTAGCACCAGTACCTGTTCCACCACCAAAACCACTAACAATAATTAGCATATTGCAATCATCGATGATTTGCGAAATTTGCTCAGAACTTTCTTCGGCAGCTTGGGCCCCTAATTTAGGGTCACCACCAGTGCCTGAACCATTTAGAGAAGTTCCAAGAATAATTTTGTTAGTTATTTTGGTTTTATTAAGTTTATTTTTATCTGTATCAGCTGCATAAATTTCAATATTTGCATTTTGACGCTCAACTAGCGACTCACAAATATTTAAACCTGCATTACCAATACCAATTACTTTAATTTTTATTGCATCAGGTTCCATTGCTATTTCCTTAAATTATTGTTTTTAAAGTTACTAAATAGTTTTTGAAAAATGTTTTTTGACTTGAATTCATTGACATTTGTCAATGTTTGTGATTGATCTTCTTTATTGACTAGTGAACTTAAAGTATATGCTCCATAATGAATTGCATCTAAAGCATCATAACTTTTATCGTTTTCAGAAAAATCAACAATTTTTATGTATTTAATATCATTAATATAGCTTTTTACTAAATCATTATAAGGAGATTTGATAATAAAAATTACTTGTTGACCTTCTGAATAATGTTCATAATAAGCTTTCTTAACAAATTCACATAATCTTTGAATTAAGTTTTCAAAAGCTTTTAAGATATTACCTTGTTTAGAATTAAATTTTTTTGAATTGAAATATGACCAGTTAGTTAGTGTTGCATCAAGAAATGTGCGAGTTTGTTCTTCACTGCAATTTAATTTTTGCGAAACTAACTTAATTACTGTATCAAGAGGTAAATTTCGGTTAACACTAAATAAGTTAACATCATTGAAAAAACCATCAATTTTTACACCCTCAGCATCAAACTGAACAAGTGCAACATGTTTATCTAATTTTTGCGAAGCATTTAAGCAAGTTGATTTTGAAAAGGTGTTTTTTATTGTTATATTGTATTTTTTAAATAATGATGTGATTGCTAAATACAATTCTTTGTTTGAATCTAAAAATAACATTGAATAATGAATAATCAAAATTTGTGCTTGTTTTTCAAAATTTAATGTTTGATATTTTTTTGAGACACCTTGATTTATTAACTCATACATAAATGCTTTTTTTCTTAAGCAAAATGAGTTATTATCAAGTTCTTTTGACAAATATTGTTCAAAGTTATTAATATGAGTTTGCGATATTTTATTATCAACTTTTTGCTCATATTTATTTATGTAACATTGAGTTTTAAAGTGTTTGTCATCCAGAATAAGATTGTATTCAACACTATATTTTTTAAACTTGATTTTTTGTGTTAGTAAAGTTTTTATAAATTTAATGAATTTCTCTATATCTTCAATGTTTTGGTAAAAATATGATTCGTTTAATATTGTGCTAAAACTTGAGTCAGTGTCGCAAATAACACTGGCTCGAATTATTTTGTTGGCTACTTCAAAGTTGACAACAAAATTCTTCATAGCTTCTCCTTTTATATTAATTTAGTTAAAACTCTTAATTTAGCACTTCTTGATCGATTGTTTAGTTCAGTTTCACTTGAA contains:
- a CDS encoding cell division protein FtsZ; the protein is MEPDAIKIKVIGIGNAGLNICESLVERQNANIEIYAADTDKNKLNKTKITNKIILGTSLNGSGTGGDPKLGAQAAEESSEQISQIIDDCNMLIIVSGFGGGTGTGASETIAKLARNKNILTLAIITLPMADIVGKRKLELANNYLEKLTQCVNSYMVIDNNRMLQQNAELPMYQAVKMANVAVETTIDVIDDIISNVSDLNIDFSDVKSALINGGKIVVASGKSQNGDKVTNAFEAARDSSSFIDKPTSFATLLTNCTVDTKISYADILELRKKIIEEYQLPEDIDGKFGIDYKEHEDSRDDYLKFSYILTQGNHNSSTSYIINNNMDLSQIIDDEITNAFNSYDSSDSINKNIDKLPEF
- a CDS encoding 16S rRNA (uracil(1498)-N(3))-methyltransferase: MHRFFCDNKQNNSFLLDKDLLHHIKVARLENDYFLINYQNHFYKCKLNKETLCADIIEQVNIDNEYKKDLVLAAPIIKPERFEWMIEKATELGVKTIIPMLSQFCNHKYAQNNFSDKKMQRYKAKILSAAEQSFRNVIPEITSVKKFTNIIDLYIEKGYKLYIAHELVSTDNTIDNIETDSIVLIGPEGGFSQSEIDYVANKNYDQIKIISLGKTILRAETAAIKMLSKIKEK
- a CDS encoding MAG3720 family protein, with amino-acid sequence MKNFVVNFEVANKIIRASVICDTDSSFSTILNESYFYQNIEDIEKFIKFIKTLLTQKIKFKKYSVEYNLILDDKHFKTQCYINKYEQKVDNKISQTHINNFEQYLSKELDNNSFCLRKKAFMYELINQGVSKKYQTLNFEKQAQILIIHYSMLFLDSNKELYLAITSLFKKYNITIKNTFSKSTCLNASQKLDKHVALVQFDAEGVKIDGFFNDVNLFSVNRNLPLDTVIKLVSQKLNCSEEQTRTFLDATLTNWSYFNSKKFNSKQGNILKAFENLIQRLCEFVKKAYYEHYSEGQQVIFIIKSPYNDLVKSYINDIKYIKIVDFSENDKSYDALDAIHYGAYTLSSLVNKEDQSQTLTNVNEFKSKNIFQKLFSNFKNNNLRK
- the mutM gene encoding DNA-formamidopyrimidine glycosylase codes for the protein MPELPEVIIVARELNSKVKNLTIKSININKEKLIKEIDHNQFKNELIGQKITAVKNIGKHIIFELTNDLFIISHLRMSGKYSFYKEFHKPQIHDHLIFNLDEGFLYYNDARAFGTFHLKTKQTIFNSPPLNKLASEPNNININELHKKLKNRNMPIKNALLDQTLILGIGNIYANEALWEQKIHPSTPSKLLDINTLGKLVNSAGIIMNKSIELGGSSIQSYESMNGKRGSFQNFLKVHGKNNQACSRCQTLIIKYKLGGRGTYYCPKCQRGNYEI
- a CDS encoding Smr/MutS family protein gives rise to the protein MRFKIDLHGHNVEQALSKSILGLFQAKEQDYDYLEIITGKGTGAMQVTVEQFLEDENLEYYIEREGCYIVNLSYYGDSDYID